In Bubalus kerabau isolate K-KA32 ecotype Philippines breed swamp buffalo chromosome 4, PCC_UOA_SB_1v2, whole genome shotgun sequence, one DNA window encodes the following:
- the EQTN gene encoding equatorin translates to IPEQPVPEQPVPEHPVAEHPVAEEPVPEQPLPEQPHTIEEENKEHTPEKTGDHYKDVKQYVFTTQNPNGTQSEISVRATTDLNFSLRNYKLFNETTTTAPPEVVSHEESKETFGETTHSIKLTTLYELDPSVHTTCALLRKPSFSCNVMNSDSCLSASQKGTQSPNEPAFWTMLAKAINATTSEDNQRDQFFHPIPNSDVNTTWEDNTARIQEAKLKLMLGISLMTLFLFVVLLAICSAMLYKMKMMKYKQACQTGEYSVNPELATLSYFHPSEGVSDTSFSKSAESSTFWGTTSSELKKSDTRSKSRMTDMTSTASEENEESDMIQSEEPSEEPTDD, encoded by the exons ATACCTGAGCAGCCTGTGCCTGAGCAGCCTGTGCCTGAACATCCTGTGGCTGAACATCCTGTGGCTGAAGAGCCCGTGCCTGAACAGCCCCTGCCTGAACAGCCCCATAcaatagaagaagaaaacaaggagCATACTCCTGAGAAAACTGGCGATCATTATAAAGATGTAAAACAGT ATGTCTTCACAACACAAAATCCAAATGGCACACAGTCTGAAATATCCGTGAGAGCAACAACTGATCTGAATTTTTCTCTGAGAAACT ATAAACTCTTCAATGAAACAACTACAACGGCACCTCCTGAAGTAGTCAGCcatgaagaaagtaaagaaacttTTGGAGAAACTACTCACAGTATTAAACTTACAACATTATA TGAATTAGATCCTTCTGTGCATACCACCTGTGCGTTGCTACGAAAGCCCTCATTCTCCTGCAATGTGATGAACAGTGATTCTTGTCTGTCTGCTTCTCAAA aagGAACCCAGAGTCCAAATGAGCCTGCATTTTGGACAATGTTAGCTAAAG CTATAAATGCAACCACCAGTGAGGACAACCAACGAGATCAATTTTTTCACCCAATTCCAA aCTCTGATGTGAATACTACATGGGAAGACAACACGGCAAGAATACAGGAAGCCAAGTTAAAATTAATGCTGGGCATCTCACTGATGACCCTCTTCCTTTTTGTTGTCCTGTTGGCAATCTGTAGTGCCATGCTGTACAAAATGAAGATGATGAA aTATAAACAAGCATGTCAGACTGGTGAATACTCCGTCAACCCAGAGCTGGCTACCCTATCTTACTTTCATCCATCAGAAGGCGTATCAGACACATCATTTTCTAAGAGTGCTGAGAGCAGCACATTTTGGGGCACCACTTCTTCAGAattaaagaagtcagacacaagaTCAAAATCTAGGATGACAGACATGACTTCCACAGCCTCAGAGGAAAatgaggagtcagacatgattcagaGTGAGGAGCCCAGCGAGGAACCCACAGATGATTAG